One Cellulomonas soli DNA window includes the following coding sequences:
- a CDS encoding toxic anion resistance protein, with protein sequence MTQDPSAAQGVAPLAPPTPLEAPFALTAPEPVKPVALTAAPAMAPAVDPQVVPGLDAKVDSYLSSLTASPAGSPQFAAQAADVRTMGDADIRHAAESSNRLLQTPVNAIREGGLASGSKVGSTLLDLRRTVEDLDPSGAQGARKILGFIPMGDKIVDYFRKYQSAQSHLDAILHALRDGQDELRRDNVALTMEKTALWEAMGRLNQYVYVSERLDARLSAAIADLEATDPDRARALRDDVLFYVRQKHQDLLTQLSVSIQNYLAIDILVRNNVELVKGVDRAATTTMSALRTAVIVSQALSNQKLVLDQISGLNATTSDLIERTSVMLKDNSAAIQQQAASATIGLPQLQAAFANIYATMDAIDSFKVQALDSMAATIGTLETEVGKSQSYLARVQQRDERLAAGALDLDPTAGR encoded by the coding sequence ATGACCCAGGACCCGTCCGCCGCACAGGGGGTCGCCCCGCTGGCGCCGCCGACCCCGCTCGAGGCGCCGTTCGCGCTGACGGCACCCGAGCCGGTCAAGCCGGTCGCGCTGACCGCGGCACCGGCCATGGCACCCGCGGTGGACCCGCAGGTCGTGCCCGGGCTCGACGCGAAGGTCGACTCGTACCTGTCGTCGTTGACCGCCTCGCCGGCCGGTTCGCCGCAGTTCGCCGCGCAGGCGGCCGACGTGCGCACGATGGGTGACGCGGACATCCGGCACGCAGCGGAGTCCTCCAACCGCCTGCTGCAGACGCCGGTCAACGCGATCCGGGAGGGCGGTCTCGCCTCGGGCTCGAAGGTCGGCAGCACGTTGCTCGACCTGCGGCGCACGGTCGAGGACCTCGACCCCTCGGGTGCCCAGGGCGCCCGCAAGATCCTCGGGTTCATCCCGATGGGCGACAAGATCGTCGACTACTTCCGCAAGTACCAGTCCGCGCAGAGCCACCTCGACGCGATCCTGCACGCGCTGCGGGACGGCCAGGACGAGCTGCGTCGGGACAACGTCGCGCTGACCATGGAGAAGACCGCGCTGTGGGAGGCGATGGGTCGCCTCAACCAGTACGTGTACGTCTCCGAGCGGCTGGACGCCCGCCTGTCGGCGGCGATCGCCGACCTCGAGGCCACGGACCCGGACCGCGCCCGGGCCCTGCGCGACGACGTGCTGTTCTACGTCCGGCAGAAGCACCAGGACCTGCTCACCCAGCTGAGCGTGTCCATCCAGAACTACCTGGCGATCGACATCCTGGTCCGCAACAACGTCGAGCTCGTCAAGGGCGTCGACCGGGCCGCGACCACCACGATGTCGGCGCTGCGCACGGCCGTCATCGTCTCGCAGGCGCTGAGCAACCAGAAGCTCGTGCTGGACCAGATCTCGGGCCTGAACGCCACGACGTCCGACCTCATCGAGCGCACGTCGGTCATGCTCAAGGACAACTCCGCGGCCATCCAGCAGCAGGCGGCCTCGGCCACGATCGGCCTGCCCCAGCTGCAGGCCGCGTTCGCGAACATCTACGCGACGATGGACGCCATCGACTCGTTCAAGGTGCAGGCCCTGGACTCCATGGCCGCCACGATCGGCACCCTGGAGACCGAGGTCGGCAAGTCCCAGAGCTACCTGGCCCGCGTGCAGCAGCGCGACGAGCGGCTCGCCGCGGGGGCGCTCGACCTCGACCCGACCGCCGGTCGGTGA
- a CDS encoding AAA family ATPase — translation MTAPLADALAALSAVASAAGVDPAEAAPEGARLAAAVAESSPGAAADWSVQTGTDGGTQAFFDAASRGRRWRSAPTDHLSLLVASGSPHARAYAEALVEVTAAAATLGAPTARVAGNAALAGAAQLAALPVAADAGGARPALGPPVLGLPDGLPGQTAGTVAAHPASAATDASPGVDTPAPTPRRSAEELLAELDELVGLGTVKREVHQQAAVLRMERLREAEGLSTPTLTRHLVFTGNPGTGKTTVARLVAGIYAALGVLSTGHLVEVDRDDLVAGYLGQTAPRTTAVVEKARGGVLFIDEAYALVGDDYGREAVDTLVKAMEDDRGELVVVVAGYPGPMSALIATNPGLASRFRTTIHFPDYTDEELVTIFGLLVDGGDFTAGDDTLARLREILAGTPRGEGFGNGRFVRNVLETAIGNHAWRLRDVTDPTPEQLRTLLPEDLEDHTTADPAGPAVTQGTLDPAHRGDDT, via the coding sequence GTGACGGCCCCGCTCGCGGACGCGCTCGCCGCGCTGTCGGCCGTGGCGTCCGCCGCCGGTGTCGACCCGGCCGAGGCCGCACCGGAAGGGGCCCGCCTGGCGGCTGCCGTGGCCGAGTCCTCGCCCGGGGCGGCGGCGGACTGGTCCGTGCAGACCGGGACCGACGGCGGCACGCAGGCGTTCTTCGACGCGGCCTCGCGCGGGCGTCGGTGGCGGTCCGCGCCGACGGACCACCTGTCGTTGCTGGTCGCGTCGGGCTCGCCGCACGCACGGGCGTACGCCGAGGCGCTGGTCGAGGTGACCGCGGCGGCCGCGACGCTCGGTGCGCCCACGGCCCGGGTCGCGGGCAACGCCGCACTCGCCGGGGCGGCGCAGCTCGCCGCGCTGCCGGTGGCGGCGGACGCGGGCGGTGCCCGGCCGGCGCTCGGCCCACCCGTGCTCGGCCTGCCGGACGGGCTCCCGGGACAGACCGCCGGGACGGTCGCCGCGCACCCGGCGTCCGCGGCGACCGACGCTTCGCCCGGGGTCGACACGCCCGCCCCCACACCGCGCCGCAGCGCCGAGGAGCTGCTCGCCGAGCTCGACGAGCTCGTCGGCCTGGGCACGGTCAAGCGCGAGGTGCACCAGCAGGCCGCCGTGCTGCGCATGGAACGGCTCCGGGAGGCCGAGGGGCTGAGCACGCCCACGCTCACCCGGCACCTGGTGTTCACCGGCAACCCGGGGACGGGCAAGACGACCGTCGCCCGTCTGGTCGCCGGGATCTACGCCGCGCTCGGCGTGCTGAGCACCGGGCACCTCGTCGAGGTCGACCGCGACGACCTCGTCGCCGGCTACCTCGGGCAGACCGCGCCGCGCACCACCGCGGTCGTCGAGAAGGCCCGCGGCGGCGTGCTGTTCATCGACGAGGCCTACGCGCTCGTCGGGGACGACTACGGGCGTGAGGCCGTCGACACCCTGGTCAAGGCCATGGAGGACGACCGCGGCGAGCTCGTGGTCGTCGTCGCCGGCTACCCCGGGCCGATGTCCGCGCTCATCGCGACCAACCCGGGTCTGGCCAGCCGCTTCCGCACGACGATCCACTTCCCCGACTACACCGACGAGGAGCTCGTGACGATCTTCGGGCTGCTCGTCGACGGCGGGGACTTCACCGCGGGCGACGACACGCTGGCCCGGCTGCGCGAGATCCTCGCCGGCACGCCCCGCGGCGAGGGGTTCGGCAACGGCCGGTTCGTGCGCAACGTCCTGGAGACCGCGATCGGCAACCACGCCTGGCGGCTGCGCGACGTCACCGACCCCACCCCCGAGCAGCTGCGCACGCTGCTGCCCGAGGACCTCGAGGACCACACCACCGCCGACCCGGCGGGTCCCGCCGTCACGCAGGGCACACTCGACCCTGCACACCGAGGAGACGACACGTGA
- a CDS encoding glutamate ABC transporter substrate-binding protein, whose protein sequence is MTTTRRTRTPLIALVVAVTALLGACGGTDVYAETTLPSPTPTAAATTAAPTAAATPAVCADPLASYAPQGPLPAPDALPAGSTMAEIRARGRLVVGVSADSLLLGARNPISGQIEGFDIDMARLVAQAILGDPDAIELKVITAAQRIPSLQDGTVDLVARNMTITCDRWTQIAFSAEYYESGQKVLVPLASTATSLDDLAGQRVCAPAGTSSLANLADHPDVVAVAATTHTDCLVQFQQGQVDAITGDDTVLAGLAAQDPYAKVVGEAFTQEPYGLGMNSDDVDLVRFVNAVLEQAKADGTWTASYDRWLADALGAAPAPPVAVYGR, encoded by the coding sequence GTGACCACGACCCGCCGCACCCGCACGCCCCTGATCGCACTCGTCGTGGCCGTGACGGCCCTGCTGGGAGCGTGCGGCGGCACCGACGTCTACGCCGAGACGACCCTGCCGTCGCCCACGCCGACCGCCGCCGCGACGACGGCCGCACCGACCGCGGCCGCCACCCCGGCCGTGTGCGCCGACCCGCTCGCCTCCTACGCGCCGCAGGGGCCGCTGCCGGCCCCCGACGCGCTGCCCGCCGGCTCGACGATGGCCGAGATCCGCGCGCGGGGACGGCTCGTCGTCGGGGTGTCCGCCGACTCCCTGCTGCTCGGGGCACGCAACCCGATCAGCGGGCAGATCGAGGGCTTCGACATCGACATGGCCCGGCTCGTCGCCCAGGCGATCCTGGGTGACCCCGACGCGATCGAGCTCAAGGTCATCACCGCCGCGCAGCGCATCCCCTCGCTGCAGGACGGCACGGTCGACCTCGTGGCCCGCAACATGACGATCACCTGCGACCGGTGGACGCAGATCGCGTTCTCGGCCGAGTACTACGAGTCCGGCCAGAAGGTCCTCGTGCCGCTCGCCTCGACGGCGACCTCGCTCGACGACCTGGCCGGCCAGCGCGTGTGCGCCCCGGCCGGCACGTCCAGCCTGGCGAACCTCGCCGACCACCCAGACGTGGTGGCCGTCGCGGCGACCACGCACACCGACTGCCTCGTGCAGTTCCAGCAGGGGCAGGTCGACGCGATCACGGGTGACGACACCGTGCTCGCCGGCCTCGCAGCGCAGGACCCGTACGCGAAGGTCGTCGGCGAGGCGTTCACGCAGGAGCCCTACGGCCTGGGCATGAACAGCGACGACGTCGACCTGGTCCGGTTCGTCAATGCGGTGCTCGAGCAGGCGAAGGCGGACGGCACGTGGACGGCCTCGTACGACCGGTGGCTCGCGGACGCGCTGGGTGCCGCGCCCGCGCCGCCCGTCGCCGTGTACGGGCGGTGA
- a CDS encoding AfsR/SARP family transcriptional regulator — MPSPTVRPLQVTVLGPLRAAAPDGGLVAVSGRGANLLAALVLAPGRALTTARAIDLTWPDGPPASGRAALQTLVSRVRSLTRPGLLVSTPTGYRLDVEAVEVDLDRADGVARRAAVALRDGDAGAARDLADEGLALWAGAPGTDVPDPELADELLARAAVTERELLRARAEALLLLGDPAAVGASSALVGAAPLDDAALLVRLRALHAAGRTTEAVAEYGEYRERLRETLGTDPSGELAAFHVRLLQGESPAPDPAPTAPAGPRTRLPVDPTAGGTAGDLVDAGAVAGPIGRSAPGVRAPASALLGREHDLEGVEAALRAARVVTVLGPGGMGKTRLGQEVARRAATRHEAVAVVELVGARVAPDVLPVVAASLGVPEASTWLGVPDVRSRPLADRVLDRLAEHPTLLLLDNCEQVIDGVAAWVAEALAAVPTLRVLTTSRAPLGVAGERVHPLEPLAALTPDGAPGPAVDLFVERATAVRPSVVLPTESVVRLCQRLDGLPLAIELAAARTRSMTVAEIERRLTDRFALLVGGASTAPERHRTLRAVIDWSWDLLTGRQQVLCRRVSGFADGFTAAAAGYATRAGEPVETRGDLVPDADPAPEVLDDLDALVAQSLLQAEEDADGGMRYRMLETVREYAERDALDAGEASLARTVVMDWARDLCRARYSRVDSIEHLLLDRVVSGEQETLVLALRLALADGRPDTAAGVFSVVGMLWGLQGAYGELVALAPASLRVWETAWGVVGYAGRGPATVPPRDAEPLLLGLSMIATIELMFGDLRTGAVAWRSLRRVLATDPPLRPVTSALARMVASIQDVAAVEALLAASRASADQPTSRFGHMASWVLAENVGDIDGAITYARAGYDLAVGSDDAWWQVLCASSVASAYGESRQAQQAWEWAEVAAARLADLGRDGETPVMGEMRAATAQVQAIALLTLGDLDAAEPHLRDLAEGEGQSHDSVMLGTIGLAEIARVRGEDDLATERYRATMPLAHRTLARADPWLLLLAGAFLSAHALMGRADDPAGPGAVAVVRDLVLGEQRGRHVQADRPVLGAALVGVAAWRAATVPDDPGCLELLGLAEAMQSRQDFPALDRSVHWARAAEQFGADAAGSARARGRALPRGEQVPRALELLRALPDGR, encoded by the coding sequence GTGCCCTCACCGACGGTCCGACCGCTCCAGGTCACCGTCCTGGGTCCCCTGCGTGCGGCGGCGCCGGACGGTGGGCTCGTCGCGGTGTCGGGGCGCGGGGCGAACCTGCTGGCCGCGCTCGTGCTCGCGCCCGGACGTGCCCTGACGACCGCCCGTGCGATCGACCTGACCTGGCCGGACGGGCCTCCGGCCTCGGGGCGCGCCGCGCTGCAGACGCTGGTCTCGCGGGTGCGTTCCCTGACCCGCCCCGGCCTGCTGGTCTCGACGCCGACCGGGTACCGGCTGGACGTGGAGGCCGTCGAGGTCGACCTGGACCGGGCCGACGGGGTGGCGCGTCGTGCGGCCGTCGCGCTGCGGGACGGCGACGCGGGCGCGGCACGGGACCTCGCGGACGAGGGGCTCGCCCTGTGGGCGGGCGCACCGGGCACCGACGTGCCCGACCCGGAGCTGGCCGACGAGCTGCTGGCGCGTGCGGCGGTCACGGAGAGGGAGCTCCTGCGGGCACGCGCCGAGGCGCTCCTGCTGCTCGGTGACCCGGCCGCCGTGGGCGCCTCGTCGGCCCTGGTCGGGGCGGCACCGCTCGACGACGCGGCGCTGCTCGTCCGGCTGCGGGCGCTGCACGCGGCGGGTCGCACCACCGAGGCGGTCGCGGAGTACGGCGAGTACCGCGAGCGTCTGCGCGAGACGCTCGGCACGGACCCGTCGGGGGAGCTCGCGGCGTTCCACGTGCGGTTGCTGCAGGGCGAGTCCCCGGCGCCGGATCCAGCCCCGACCGCTCCTGCCGGGCCGAGGACGCGGCTCCCGGTCGACCCGACGGCGGGCGGGACGGCGGGCGACCTCGTGGACGCCGGCGCGGTGGCCGGCCCGATCGGCCGTTCCGCGCCCGGGGTGCGGGCGCCCGCGTCCGCGCTGCTCGGGCGTGAGCACGACCTGGAGGGCGTCGAGGCGGCCCTGCGCGCGGCGCGCGTGGTCACGGTGCTCGGGCCTGGGGGCATGGGCAAGACGCGGCTCGGCCAGGAGGTCGCACGACGTGCCGCGACCCGTCACGAGGCGGTGGCGGTGGTCGAGCTCGTCGGTGCACGGGTCGCGCCCGACGTGCTCCCGGTGGTGGCCGCCTCGCTCGGCGTGCCCGAGGCGTCGACGTGGCTCGGCGTGCCGGACGTCCGTTCGCGTCCGCTGGCCGACCGGGTGCTGGACCGCCTCGCGGAGCACCCCACCCTGCTGCTGCTGGACAACTGCGAGCAGGTCATCGACGGGGTCGCCGCCTGGGTCGCCGAGGCGTTGGCCGCGGTGCCGACGCTGCGCGTGCTGACCACCAGCCGGGCGCCGCTGGGCGTCGCGGGCGAGCGGGTGCACCCGCTGGAGCCGCTCGCCGCCCTGACCCCCGACGGGGCGCCCGGCCCGGCCGTCGACCTGTTCGTCGAGCGTGCGACGGCCGTGCGCCCCTCGGTCGTGCTGCCCACGGAGAGCGTCGTGCGGCTCTGCCAGCGGCTCGACGGGCTCCCGCTGGCGATCGAGCTGGCGGCGGCCCGGACCCGGTCGATGACGGTCGCCGAGATCGAACGGCGGCTGACCGACAGGTTCGCGCTGCTGGTGGGCGGGGCGTCGACCGCACCCGAGCGGCACCGCACGCTGCGGGCCGTCATCGACTGGAGCTGGGACCTGCTGACCGGCAGGCAGCAGGTGCTGTGCCGGAGGGTGTCGGGCTTCGCCGACGGGTTCACGGCGGCGGCCGCCGGGTACGCCACCCGTGCCGGGGAGCCCGTCGAGACGCGGGGCGACCTGGTGCCCGACGCCGATCCGGCGCCCGAGGTGCTCGACGACCTGGACGCGCTCGTCGCGCAGTCGCTGCTGCAGGCGGAGGAGGACGCCGACGGCGGCATGCGCTACCGGATGCTCGAGACGGTCCGCGAGTACGCCGAGCGGGACGCCCTGGATGCGGGTGAGGCGTCGCTCGCCCGGACCGTCGTCATGGACTGGGCGCGGGACCTGTGCCGGGCGCGGTACTCGCGGGTCGACAGCATCGAGCACCTGCTGCTCGACCGCGTCGTCTCGGGCGAGCAGGAGACGCTCGTCCTGGCGTTGCGTCTGGCCCTGGCTGACGGGCGGCCCGACACGGCGGCGGGCGTGTTCTCGGTCGTCGGGATGCTCTGGGGGCTGCAGGGCGCGTACGGGGAGCTGGTCGCCCTGGCCCCGGCGTCGTTGCGGGTGTGGGAGACCGCGTGGGGGGTCGTCGGGTACGCCGGGCGCGGACCGGCGACGGTGCCGCCCCGGGACGCGGAACCGCTGCTGCTCGGGCTGTCGATGATCGCGACCATCGAGCTGATGTTCGGCGACCTGCGCACGGGTGCGGTCGCCTGGCGGTCGCTGCGTCGCGTGCTGGCCACGGACCCGCCGCTGCGCCCCGTGACCTCCGCGCTCGCGCGCATGGTGGCCTCGATCCAGGACGTCGCCGCGGTCGAGGCGCTGCTCGCGGCCAGCCGCGCCTCGGCCGACCAGCCCACCAGCCGGTTCGGGCACATGGCCAGCTGGGTGCTCGCCGAGAACGTCGGCGACATCGACGGGGCGATCACGTACGCGCGTGCCGGCTACGACCTGGCGGTCGGCTCCGACGACGCCTGGTGGCAGGTGCTGTGCGCGTCCTCCGTGGCCAGCGCGTACGGCGAGAGCCGGCAGGCGCAGCAGGCGTGGGAGTGGGCCGAGGTGGCCGCCGCACGGCTCGCCGACCTGGGACGGGACGGCGAGACGCCCGTGATGGGCGAGATGCGGGCCGCGACCGCGCAGGTGCAGGCGATCGCGCTGCTCACCCTCGGCGACCTCGACGCCGCGGAGCCGCACCTGCGCGACCTGGCCGAGGGCGAGGGGCAGTCGCACGACTCCGTCATGCTCGGCACGATCGGTCTGGCGGAGATCGCCCGGGTCCGCGGCGAGGACGACCTGGCGACCGAGCGGTACCGGGCGACGATGCCGCTCGCGCACCGCACGCTGGCCCGGGCCGACCCGTGGCTGCTGCTGCTCGCCGGTGCCTTCCTCAGCGCGCACGCGCTCATGGGTCGGGCGGACGACCCGGCGGGCCCCGGTGCGGTCGCCGTCGTGCGCGACCTGGTGCTCGGGGAGCAGCGCGGCCGGCACGTGCAGGCCGACCGTCCCGTGCTGGGCGCCGCGCTCGTCGGCGTCGCCGCGTGGCGTGCGGCCACCGTGCCCGACGACCCGGGCTGCCTGGAGCTGCTGGGGCTCGCCGAGGCGATGCAGTCGCGGCAGGACTTCCCGGCGCTCGACCGGTCCGTGCACTGGGCGCGTGCCGCCGAGCAGTTCGGTGCCGACGCCGCGGGCAGCGCCCGGGCACGGGGCCGGGCGCTGCCGCGCGGGGAGCAGGTGCCTCGCGCGCTCGAGCTGCTGCGCGCGCTGCCCGACGGCCGCTGA
- a CDS encoding ATP-binding cassette domain-containing protein, translated as MTRTPAATSPWAVEAHGLVKTFGDNRAVDGVDLRIRAGSVYGFLGPNGAGKTTTIRMLATLLRPDAGTATVFGRDVVREAQAVRRLIGVTGQYASVDEGLSATENLVLFSRLHGLSRRDARRTSDRLLEEFGLTEAAARPLKNFSGGMRRRLDLAASLISQPPLIFLDEPTTGLDPRTRTQMWDTIHRLVEGGSTVLLTTQYLDEADQLADRIAVIDRGIVVAEGTATELKVSVGTARLQLRLTDPADEPEARRLLHAVLGVDAAHAPDGRLTAPVSAADDAGDVLVALRTAGISLREVAVQQPSLDEVFLSLTGRPAHEDAPRSPADDDADGAALSTPALERLDA; from the coding sequence ATGACAAGGACCCCAGCTGCCACCTCACCCTGGGCCGTCGAGGCGCACGGGCTCGTCAAGACCTTCGGCGACAACCGTGCCGTCGACGGCGTCGACCTGCGCATCCGCGCCGGCTCCGTGTACGGCTTCCTCGGCCCCAACGGTGCCGGCAAGACGACCACCATCCGCATGCTCGCCACCCTCCTGCGGCCCGACGCCGGCACGGCCACCGTGTTCGGCCGGGACGTCGTGCGCGAGGCGCAGGCGGTGCGCCGGCTCATCGGCGTCACCGGCCAGTACGCCTCGGTCGACGAGGGCCTGTCCGCGACCGAGAACCTCGTGCTCTTCTCCCGCCTGCACGGCCTGTCCCGCCGGGACGCGCGCCGTACGTCCGACCGGCTGCTCGAGGAGTTCGGCCTGACCGAGGCTGCGGCCCGCCCGCTGAAGAACTTCTCCGGGGGCATGCGCAGGCGTCTCGACCTCGCGGCCTCGCTCATCTCGCAGCCGCCGCTGATCTTCCTCGACGAGCCGACCACCGGTCTCGACCCGCGCACCCGCACGCAGATGTGGGACACGATCCACCGGCTCGTCGAGGGCGGCTCGACGGTGCTGCTGACCACGCAGTACCTCGACGAGGCCGACCAGCTCGCCGACCGGATCGCCGTGATCGACCGCGGGATCGTGGTCGCCGAGGGCACCGCGACCGAGCTCAAGGTGTCCGTCGGCACCGCACGCCTGCAGCTGCGGCTGACCGACCCGGCCGACGAGCCCGAGGCCCGCCGCCTGCTGCACGCGGTGCTCGGCGTCGACGCGGCGCACGCACCCGACGGTCGGCTCACCGCACCGGTCAGCGCGGCCGACGACGCCGGCGACGTGCTCGTCGCGCTGCGCACCGCCGGCATCAGCCTGCGCGAGGTCGCCGTGCAGCAGCCCTCGCTCGACGAGGTCTTCCTCAGCCTGACCGGGCGCCCCGCGCACGAGGACGCCCCTCGCTCCCCCGCCGACGACGACGCCGACGGCGCCGCCCTCAGCACCCCTGCACTGGAGAGGCTCGACGCATGA
- a CDS encoding ABC transporter permease, translating to MSTLTPTRTPAHPAPTDPWALADAASNHVDLAATARHSLTMAWRGLLKIRRTPEQLFDVTIQPIIFTLMFTYIFGGAIAGDVQSYLPFFIPGILVQTVITTSVVTGVQLREDMDKGVFDRFRSLPIARIAPLAGALLADTVRYAIATTLTFAMGLLIGWRPDGGFLGVLSAGLLVVASSWAISWIFAFFGVIARSASSVQGISMIVLFPLTFASNAFVPADTLPGWLKAFVDVSPVSHLVTAARALTMSGSWTIDALWAVLGAALVVAVFAPLTVRAYMRRA from the coding sequence ATGAGCACCCTGACCCCCACCCGCACCCCCGCGCACCCTGCACCCACCGACCCGTGGGCGCTGGCCGACGCCGCCTCCAACCACGTCGACCTCGCCGCGACCGCCCGCCACTCGCTGACGATGGCCTGGCGCGGCCTGCTCAAGATCCGCCGCACACCCGAGCAGCTGTTCGACGTGACCATCCAGCCGATCATCTTCACGCTCATGTTCACGTACATCTTCGGCGGGGCGATCGCCGGCGACGTGCAGTCCTACCTGCCGTTCTTCATCCCCGGCATCCTCGTGCAGACCGTCATCACGACGTCGGTCGTGACGGGCGTGCAGCTGCGCGAGGACATGGACAAGGGCGTGTTCGACCGGTTCCGGTCGCTGCCCATCGCCCGGATCGCACCGCTCGCCGGCGCGCTGCTGGCCGACACCGTCCGGTACGCGATCGCGACCACGCTCACGTTCGCGATGGGGCTGCTCATCGGGTGGCGCCCGGACGGCGGCTTCCTCGGCGTGCTGTCCGCCGGCCTGCTCGTCGTGGCCAGCTCGTGGGCGATCAGCTGGATCTTCGCGTTCTTCGGCGTCATCGCCCGGTCGGCCAGCTCGGTGCAGGGCATCTCGATGATCGTGCTGTTCCCGCTGACGTTCGCCTCGAACGCGTTCGTGCCCGCCGACACGCTGCCGGGCTGGCTCAAGGCGTTCGTCGACGTGAGCCCGGTCTCGCACCTGGTCACCGCGGCACGCGCGCTCACGATGTCGGGCAGCTGGACGATCGACGCGCTGTGGGCGGTGCTGGGCGCGGCGCTCGTCGTCGCGGTGTTCGCCCCCCTGACGGTCCGGGCGTACATGCGCCGGGCCTGA